A single region of the Streptomyces virginiae genome encodes:
- a CDS encoding TIGR04282 family arsenosugar biosynthesis glycosyltransferase: MSTLLVIAKAPVAGRVKTRLTPHFTPEQAAELARAALQDTLTAVLATPARRRVLVLDGAPGPWLPHGIEVVPQCAGGLDARLAAAFDRADGPALLIGMDTPQVTPDLLARALDFGETDAWFGPADDGGFWALGLAEPDPALLLGVPMSLPTTGEVQRARLTASGRTVRDLPELCDVDTPADAARVAAAVPDSRFAALHAGLRTVTR; this comes from the coding sequence ATGAGCACCCTCCTCGTCATCGCCAAGGCGCCCGTCGCCGGCCGGGTCAAGACCCGACTCACCCCGCACTTCACCCCCGAGCAGGCCGCCGAGCTGGCACGGGCCGCGCTCCAGGACACCCTGACCGCCGTACTGGCCACCCCCGCCCGGCGGCGCGTCCTCGTACTCGACGGCGCGCCCGGGCCCTGGCTGCCCCACGGCATCGAGGTCGTCCCGCAGTGCGCGGGCGGGCTCGACGCCCGGCTGGCCGCGGCCTTCGACCGGGCCGACGGACCGGCCCTGCTCATCGGCATGGACACCCCGCAGGTCACCCCGGACCTGCTCGCGCGAGCACTCGACTTCGGCGAGACGGACGCCTGGTTCGGCCCTGCCGACGACGGCGGCTTCTGGGCGCTCGGCCTCGCCGAACCCGACCCGGCCCTGCTCCTCGGCGTACCCATGTCCCTGCCGACCACGGGCGAGGTGCAGCGCGCCCGGCTGACCGCCTCCGGGCGGACGGTACGGGACCTGCCCGAGCTGTGCGACGTGGACACCCCGGCCGACGCGGCGCGGGTCGCCGCCGCCGTACCCGACAGCCGCTTCGCCGCCCTGCACGCGGGCCTGCGCACGGTGACACGATGA
- a CDS encoding HAD family hydrolase yields the protein MIKGVMFDFSGTLLRVESTREWLAAALAETGIPSGEEEFGETERRLTEYGALPGGLSPQHMPGHLETPWDRRDISAELHREAYCGLIHAAGVTDPELVRALYDRHMTPAAWRPYPDTGSTLRALRRRGLPVAVVSNIGWDLRPIFRAHGLDELVDAYVLSFELGVQKPDPVIFKAACDRLGLAPADVLMVGDSREADGGARALGCPVHFVDHLPVDRRPDALTALLDLLGPA from the coding sequence ATGATCAAAGGAGTGATGTTCGACTTCTCCGGCACGCTGCTGCGCGTCGAGTCGACGCGGGAGTGGCTCGCCGCCGCCCTCGCCGAGACCGGCATCCCGTCCGGCGAGGAGGAGTTCGGCGAGACGGAACGGCGGCTGACCGAGTACGGCGCCCTGCCCGGCGGGCTGTCGCCCCAGCACATGCCGGGCCACCTCGAAACCCCGTGGGACCGGCGCGACATCAGCGCGGAGCTGCACCGGGAGGCCTACTGCGGCCTGATCCACGCCGCCGGGGTCACGGATCCGGAGCTGGTGCGGGCTCTCTACGACCGCCACATGACCCCGGCCGCCTGGCGCCCCTACCCGGACACCGGATCCACCCTGCGCGCACTGCGCCGCCGCGGGCTTCCGGTGGCCGTGGTCAGCAACATCGGATGGGACCTGCGGCCGATCTTCCGCGCACACGGGCTCGACGAACTGGTCGACGCCTACGTGCTCTCCTTCGAGCTGGGCGTCCAGAAGCCCGATCCGGTGATCTTCAAGGCCGCCTGCGACCGGCTGGGCCTGGCCCCCGCCGATGTGCTGATGGTCGGCGACAGCCGCGAGGCGGACGGCGGCGCGCGGGCGCTCGGCTGCCCGGTCCACTTCGTCGACCACCTCCCCGTCGACCGGCGCCCCGACGCACTGACCGCGCTCCTGGACCTGCTCGGGCCCGCCTGA
- a CDS encoding DUF6400 family protein, translating to MAPHEPTPSSDASGASDASELVDFAVDLTSQEVLRRAQVMAALGPDWDPLEVLLGEEAAYDLLYSGLDAEQQRLYDELVAAGVLPSRGDGRAAA from the coding sequence ATGGCCCCCCACGAACCCACCCCTTCCTCCGACGCCTCCGGTGCTTCCGACGCGTCCGAGCTGGTCGATTTCGCCGTCGACCTCACCTCGCAGGAGGTGCTCCGGCGCGCTCAGGTGATGGCGGCCCTCGGCCCGGACTGGGATCCGCTGGAGGTGCTCCTCGGTGAGGAGGCCGCGTACGACCTGCTCTATTCCGGGCTCGACGCCGAGCAGCAGCGCCTCTACGACGAGCTGGTCGCGGCCGGTGTGCTGCCCTCGCGCGGAGACGGCCGTGCTGCCGCTTGA
- a CDS encoding class I SAM-dependent methyltransferase translates to MTAQLAEPALAWRADPYADALRAGQGPLYLRRSDGWLLPLDVERWCAEPDEADEEVLARCTGPVLDIGCGPGRLVATLAARGHRALGVDVTPEAVARTTRAGGSALCRSVFDPLPGEGRWGTVLLIDGNIGIGGDPAALLHRAARLASPEGSLLVEVTTVDVDERVEVHVDDGRGGRGAPFRWARLGARALCGEAADAGWTRSETWQAGGRAFVGLRR, encoded by the coding sequence ATGACCGCCCAGCTCGCCGAACCGGCCCTCGCCTGGCGGGCCGACCCCTACGCCGACGCCCTGCGCGCCGGCCAGGGCCCCCTCTACCTGAGGCGCTCGGACGGCTGGCTGCTCCCGCTGGACGTCGAACGGTGGTGCGCCGAACCGGACGAGGCCGACGAGGAGGTCCTCGCCCGTTGTACGGGGCCCGTCCTGGACATCGGCTGCGGCCCCGGGCGCCTCGTCGCCACCCTGGCCGCGCGCGGGCACCGGGCGTTGGGAGTGGACGTCACGCCCGAGGCGGTGGCCCGTACGACACGGGCCGGCGGCAGCGCGCTGTGCCGGTCGGTCTTCGATCCGCTGCCCGGCGAAGGCCGCTGGGGCACGGTCCTGCTCATCGACGGCAACATCGGCATCGGCGGCGACCCGGCCGCGCTGCTCCATCGCGCGGCCCGACTCGCCTCCCCGGAAGGCTCCTTGCTGGTCGAGGTGACCACCGTCGACGTGGACGAACGGGTGGAGGTGCACGTCGACGACGGCCGCGGCGGTCGAGGGGCGCCCTTCCGGTGGGCCCGGCTCGGCGCCCGCGCCCTGTGCGGTGAGGCCGCGGACGCCGGCTGGACCCGGTCCGAGACCTGGCAGGCCGGAGGCCGCGCCTTCGTGGGCCTGCGGCGCTGA
- a CDS encoding sensor histidine kinase: MRDLLLIALYALLGAGAAGLLGAVALRILRRRSVAVSLAIVAAVAVSAMLAGTLTVAWAMFLSSHDLTVVTLVVATAAAVSMATALLLGRQVVRRCRELVGAARVFGEEGTFEAPTAPAPAEFTALSRELALTSERLAASRERERALEASRRELVAWISHDLRTPLAGLRAMSEALEDGMAADPARYHRQIRTEVDRLNAMVGDLFELSRIHAGALSLTLTRMSLHDLVGDALAGTDALAREHGVRLVGEGVASLPVEVDGKEMTRVLSNLLVNAIRHTPADGTVAIAAERRADSVVVSVTDACGGIPEEDLPRVFDTGWRGTPARTPPSGAGLGLAIVRGIVEAHAGHANVHNVSGGCRFELTLPAATG; the protein is encoded by the coding sequence ATGCGTGACCTCCTGCTGATCGCCCTGTACGCGCTCCTCGGCGCGGGCGCGGCCGGCCTGCTCGGGGCCGTGGCGCTGCGGATACTGCGCCGGCGCAGCGTCGCCGTCTCCCTCGCGATCGTCGCCGCGGTCGCCGTGTCCGCGATGCTCGCCGGAACCCTGACCGTGGCCTGGGCGATGTTCCTGTCCTCCCACGACCTGACCGTCGTGACCTTGGTCGTCGCGACGGCGGCGGCCGTCTCGATGGCCACCGCGCTGCTGCTGGGCCGTCAGGTGGTGCGGCGGTGCCGGGAACTCGTGGGCGCGGCCCGGGTCTTCGGGGAGGAGGGCACGTTCGAGGCGCCGACCGCGCCCGCCCCCGCCGAATTCACGGCGCTGAGTCGGGAATTGGCCCTCACCAGCGAACGGCTGGCCGCTTCCCGTGAGCGCGAGCGGGCCCTGGAGGCCTCGCGGCGCGAGCTCGTGGCCTGGATCTCGCACGATCTGCGCACCCCGCTGGCCGGGCTCCGCGCCATGTCGGAGGCGCTGGAGGACGGCATGGCGGCCGATCCCGCCCGCTACCACCGGCAGATCCGCACCGAGGTGGACCGCCTCAACGCCATGGTGGGCGACCTCTTCGAGCTCTCCCGCATCCACGCGGGCGCGCTGTCCCTCACCTTGACCCGGATGTCCCTCCACGACCTGGTGGGCGACGCCTTGGCCGGCACGGACGCGCTCGCCCGCGAGCACGGCGTTCGGTTGGTCGGCGAGGGGGTCGCCTCGCTGCCGGTGGAGGTCGACGGCAAGGAGATGACCCGGGTGCTGTCCAACCTCCTGGTCAACGCCATCCGCCACACCCCGGCCGACGGTACGGTCGCGATCGCCGCCGAGCGCCGCGCGGACTCGGTGGTGGTCTCGGTCACCGACGCCTGCGGAGGCATCCCCGAGGAGGACCTCCCGCGCGTCTTCGACACGGGCTGGCGCGGCACCCCGGCCCGTACCCCTCCCTCGGGCGCGGGCCTGGGCCTGGCGATCGTCCGCGGCATCGTCGAGGCCCACGCGGGCCACGCGAACGTCCACAACGTCTCCGGCGGTTGCCGCTTCGAGCTGACCCTGCCGGCCGCCACCGGATAG
- a CDS encoding response regulator transcription factor has protein sequence MAVSDAESTNEGHGAGGTTRAGVAGTAQAGAAVGVQGSVLVVDDDPTVSEVVAGYLERAGFAVRLAADGPAGLRAAEEHRPDLMVLDLMLPGMDGLEVCRRLRAGEHGRRPVPVIMLTARGDEDDRILGLEVGADDYVTKPFSPRELVLRVRSVLRRAQAGAPAEASEGGPQGGPRVSVAGLVLDPAARRVHKEGRELALTLREFDLLAYFLRHPGQVCDRERLMREVWGWDFGDLSTVTVHVRRLRGKIEDDPGSPQLIRTVWGAGYRFEAAPDTGSDPAFRTEDGHA, from the coding sequence ATGGCAGTGAGCGATGCGGAGAGTACGAACGAGGGACACGGCGCCGGGGGGACCACCCGGGCCGGCGTCGCGGGGACGGCCCAGGCCGGTGCCGCGGTCGGCGTCCAGGGCAGCGTTCTGGTCGTCGACGACGACCCGACCGTCTCGGAGGTCGTGGCGGGGTACCTGGAGCGGGCCGGATTCGCGGTCCGTCTGGCGGCGGACGGCCCGGCCGGACTGCGCGCCGCCGAGGAGCACCGGCCCGACCTGATGGTCCTCGACCTGATGCTCCCGGGGATGGACGGTCTGGAGGTCTGCCGCCGGCTGCGTGCCGGGGAGCACGGTCGCCGGCCCGTCCCCGTCATCATGCTCACCGCGCGCGGCGACGAGGACGACCGGATCCTGGGCCTGGAGGTGGGCGCGGACGACTACGTGACCAAGCCGTTCAGCCCGCGGGAACTCGTGCTGCGGGTGCGCTCCGTACTGCGTCGGGCGCAGGCCGGCGCCCCGGCCGAGGCCTCGGAGGGTGGCCCGCAGGGCGGTCCGCGGGTCTCGGTGGCGGGCCTGGTGCTGGACCCGGCGGCCCGCCGGGTCCACAAGGAGGGCCGGGAGCTCGCGCTGACCCTGCGGGAGTTCGATCTCCTGGCCTACTTCCTGCGCCATCCCGGCCAGGTCTGCGATCGGGAGCGGCTGATGCGCGAGGTCTGGGGCTGGGACTTCGGCGACCTGTCGACGGTCACCGTGCACGTCCGGCGGCTCCGGGGCAAGATCGAGGACGATCCGGGAAGCCCGCAGCTGATCCGGACCGTCTGGGGTGCCGGTTACCGCTTCGAGGCGGCCCCGGACACCGGGTCCGACCCCGCCTTCCGGACGGAGGACGGCCATGCGTGA
- a CDS encoding 3-hydroxybutyrate dehydrogenase, translated as MTSGYLPVPPPVPHATAATAGTDLAGRTALVTGAGSGIGRAVASALAAAGAHVHVVDIDAATAKAVAETIGGRAHVVDLARAETVEELPADIDILVNNAGLQHVAPLTEFPPDRFALMQRVMVHAPFLLIRRTMPHMRARGWGRIVNISSAHGLRASAFKAGYVTAKHALDGLSKVTAVEGAPHGITSNCVNPAYVRTPLVERQIEAQAAAHGIDTGQVVSDVLLSRPAIKRLIEPAEVAAAVLWLCGPHTGYITGASIPLDGGWTAT; from the coding sequence ATGACAAGCGGATACCTTCCCGTGCCCCCTCCCGTGCCGCACGCGACAGCCGCCACCGCGGGCACCGACCTGGCGGGCCGCACCGCCCTGGTGACGGGCGCAGGCAGCGGCATCGGGCGGGCCGTCGCCTCGGCGCTCGCCGCGGCCGGGGCCCACGTCCACGTGGTGGACATCGACGCCGCCACGGCGAAGGCCGTCGCCGAGACGATCGGCGGGCGGGCGCACGTGGTGGACCTGGCCCGGGCCGAGACCGTCGAGGAACTGCCGGCCGACATCGACATCCTGGTCAACAACGCCGGGCTGCAGCACGTCGCCCCGCTGACCGAGTTCCCGCCGGACCGCTTCGCCCTCATGCAGCGCGTGATGGTGCACGCCCCGTTCCTGCTGATCCGCCGGACCATGCCGCACATGCGGGCACGCGGCTGGGGCCGCATCGTCAACATCTCCAGCGCGCACGGGCTGCGCGCCAGCGCCTTCAAGGCCGGATACGTGACCGCGAAGCACGCCCTGGACGGGCTGAGCAAGGTCACGGCTGTCGAAGGAGCCCCGCACGGCATCACCAGCAACTGCGTGAACCCCGCCTACGTCCGCACACCACTGGTCGAGCGACAGATCGAGGCCCAGGCCGCCGCCCACGGCATCGACACCGGTCAGGTGGTGTCCGACGTGCTGCTGAGCCGCCCCGCGATCAAGCGACTGATCGAACCGGCGGAGGTCGCCGCGGCCGTCCTGTGGCTCTGCGGCCCGCACACCGGCTACATCACGGGCGCCTCGATCCCCCTGGACGGAGGCTGGACCGCCACCTGA
- a CDS encoding serine hydrolase domain-containing protein: MPHPRPADRPAPRLRRRAVSATAVALALLAGLAPAASAAVQEGQGAYGQGAARHLDPTRLQAGLNAIREAGLYGVYSGVRDGRERFDGAAGLADIATGRKVRPDLRHRVGSVTKTFTAVAVLQQSAKGRVDLDRPVGDYVPELLPGERGRKVTVRMLLNHTSGIQDYLGDAFPSLPKGTTESLDQHRYRTIEPAELIGHGVARPQLFEPGTDWSYSNTNYILLGEVLRKVTGQDPEQVITRDVIRRVGLRDTYFPGTDPRIRGAHARMYESFYGLIDPPRDYSDYNMTWAGTAGALVSTPQDLNTFYRALLGGDLLPRRQLDQMRTTFEVKNKTTGAVVMRYGLGIYSLDTPCGPAWGHDGGVWGAGTWALSGPDGRRQFAVGYNLMKYQRVNADGTDFDPHPADAALRDYRDQALCGTTPPRTPDPTAKNSPAEAPPAQTTPALPGPLAGPLR, from the coding sequence GTGCCCCACCCTCGCCCCGCCGACCGACCCGCACCGCGCCTGCGACGACGGGCCGTCTCCGCCACCGCAGTCGCCTTGGCCCTGCTGGCGGGCCTGGCGCCGGCCGCGAGCGCCGCGGTCCAGGAAGGGCAGGGCGCCTACGGGCAGGGCGCCGCTCGGCACCTGGACCCGACCCGGCTGCAGGCGGGGCTGAACGCGATCCGGGAGGCGGGCCTGTACGGCGTCTACTCCGGGGTCCGCGACGGCCGCGAGCGCTTCGACGGCGCCGCCGGGCTCGCCGACATCGCCACCGGGCGCAAGGTCCGCCCCGACCTGCGGCACCGCGTCGGCAGCGTCACCAAGACCTTCACCGCCGTCGCCGTCCTCCAGCAGTCCGCGAAGGGCCGGGTGGACCTGGACCGGCCGGTCGGCGACTACGTGCCCGAGCTGCTGCCCGGCGAGCGCGGTCGCAAGGTGACCGTACGCATGCTCCTCAACCACACCAGCGGTATCCAGGACTACCTCGGCGACGCCTTCCCCTCCCTTCCGAAGGGGACCACGGAGAGCCTGGACCAGCACAGGTACCGCACGATCGAGCCCGCCGAGCTGATCGGCCACGGCGTGGCCCGACCGCAGCTGTTCGAACCCGGCACCGACTGGTCCTACTCCAACACCAACTACATCCTGCTCGGCGAGGTACTCCGCAAGGTGACCGGCCAGGACCCGGAGCAGGTGATCACGCGGGACGTCATCCGGCGCGTGGGGCTCCGCGACACCTACTTCCCCGGTACCGACCCGCGCATCCGCGGCGCCCACGCCCGCATGTACGAGAGCTTCTACGGGCTCATCGACCCCCCGCGCGACTACAGCGACTACAACATGACCTGGGCCGGCACCGCCGGGGCCCTCGTCTCCACCCCGCAGGACCTCAACACCTTCTACCGCGCCCTGCTGGGCGGCGATCTCCTGCCGCGCCGCCAGCTGGACCAGATGCGCACCACCTTCGAGGTCAAGAACAAGACCACGGGCGCGGTGGTCATGCGCTACGGCCTGGGTATCTACTCCCTGGACACGCCGTGCGGCCCGGCCTGGGGCCACGACGGCGGAGTCTGGGGCGCCGGCACCTGGGCCCTGTCCGGTCCGGACGGCAGGCGTCAGTTCGCCGTCGGGTACAACCTGATGAAGTACCAGCGGGTCAACGCGGACGGCACCGACTTCGACCCGCATCCGGCCGACGCAGCCCTGCGCGACTACCGCGACCAGGCCCTCTGCGGCACCACCCCGCCGCGCACCCCGGACCCGACCGCGAAGAACAGCCCCGCCGAGGCCCCGCCGGCCCAGACCACGCCGGCGCTCCCCGGACCGCTCGCCGGTCCCCTCCGCTGA
- a CDS encoding SDR family oxidoreductase gives MDNVERDEIVPPAERPVLLTVVGPRKDEGNSPTGIVGRCLARQLLAMGRQVRVLAEPGRCDDWPDTVDVVEGSVTRPLECARAFDGVEAVFLAGAHPSTVPDALALARKAGTEKIVVLSSHGPEHEVANPPETWFWLAIEKAVERSGMAWTHIRPSAVMGAVIEGTYPATGSDWPATLRADGVIREAHLGEGHYPFIHEEDLAAVAAVALTCDDHTGTIMEAVGPPLSTRDRIRSIGAALGRDIDTVDLAPDDCRALWRGLGWPEGAIDVTLFALEVYGARYAELLQWTLDQRPSVQEVIGRPLRTYDEWVREHIDTFR, from the coding sequence GTGGACAATGTCGAGCGCGATGAAATCGTGCCGCCCGCCGAACGCCCTGTCCTGCTGACCGTCGTCGGTCCGCGCAAGGACGAGGGCAACAGTCCGACGGGGATCGTCGGCCGGTGCCTGGCGCGACAGTTGCTCGCCATGGGCCGACAGGTGCGGGTGTTGGCGGAGCCGGGCCGGTGCGACGACTGGCCCGACACGGTCGACGTCGTGGAAGGGTCCGTCACCCGACCGCTGGAATGTGCCCGGGCCTTCGACGGTGTCGAGGCCGTGTTCCTCGCCGGTGCCCATCCGTCGACGGTCCCGGACGCCCTCGCTCTCGCCCGGAAGGCCGGTACCGAAAAGATCGTCGTGCTGTCGTCCCACGGCCCGGAGCACGAGGTGGCGAACCCCCCGGAGACCTGGTTCTGGCTGGCGATCGAGAAGGCGGTGGAGCGGTCGGGCATGGCCTGGACGCACATCCGGCCGTCGGCCGTGATGGGTGCCGTCATCGAGGGCACCTACCCGGCCACGGGGTCCGACTGGCCCGCCACGCTCCGGGCCGACGGGGTGATCCGGGAGGCCCACCTCGGTGAGGGGCACTACCCCTTCATCCACGAGGAGGACCTCGCGGCCGTGGCCGCCGTGGCCCTGACCTGTGACGACCACACCGGGACGATCATGGAGGCGGTGGGCCCTCCGCTGAGCACCCGCGACCGGATACGGAGCATCGGCGCCGCCCTCGGCCGTGACATCGACACGGTCGATCTGGCGCCGGACGACTGCCGGGCGCTCTGGCGGGGCCTCGGCTGGCCCGAAGGCGCGATCGACGTGACGCTGTTCGCCCTCGAGGTCTACGGCGCCCGCTACGCCGAGCTCCTGCAGTGGACGCTCGACCAACGACCGTCCGTGCAGGAGGTCATCGGCCGTCCCCTGCGCACGTACGACGAGTGGGTGCGCGAGCACATCGACACGTTCCGCTGA
- a CDS encoding glycosyltransferase family 2 protein: MTSSACAPPRADLVLPCLDEAQALPWVLARVPAGWRAIVVDNGSTDGSADIARSLGATVVHESRRGFGAACHAGLLAARADLVCFCDCDASMDPGLLAPMAVRVAAGEADLLLGRRRPQGRGAWPVHARAGNLALARMLRRRTGLRLHDLGPMRVARREALLGLELTDRRSGYPLQMVVRAADAGWRVAETDIPYLPRSGKSKVTGTWRGTWQAVRDMREVLAEPPGGRSAPTAGVSA; the protein is encoded by the coding sequence GTGACTTCATCAGCTTGCGCTCCGCCCCGCGCGGACCTCGTACTGCCGTGCCTCGACGAGGCGCAGGCGCTGCCCTGGGTGCTGGCGCGGGTGCCGGCCGGATGGCGCGCCATCGTCGTCGACAACGGTTCGACCGACGGCTCGGCGGACATCGCCCGGAGCCTGGGCGCCACCGTCGTGCACGAGAGCCGGCGCGGATTCGGCGCCGCCTGCCACGCCGGACTTCTCGCGGCCCGCGCCGACCTGGTCTGCTTCTGCGACTGCGACGCCTCCATGGACCCCGGGCTGCTCGCCCCCATGGCGGTGCGCGTCGCCGCCGGCGAGGCCGACCTGCTGCTCGGCCGCCGCAGGCCCCAGGGGCGCGGCGCCTGGCCCGTGCACGCCCGCGCCGGGAACCTCGCGCTGGCGCGGATGCTGCGCCGCCGTACCGGACTGCGGCTGCACGACCTCGGACCGATGCGGGTCGCGCGCCGCGAGGCGCTGCTCGGCCTCGAACTGACCGACCGGCGCAGCGGCTACCCGCTCCAGATGGTCGTCCGGGCCGCCGACGCCGGCTGGCGCGTCGCCGAGACCGACATCCCCTACCTGCCGAGATCCGGGAAGTCCAAGGTCACCGGCACCTGGCGGGGCACCTGGCAGGCGGTACGGGACATGCGCGAGGTGCTCGCCGAGCCACCGGGCGGCCGGTCCGCGCCCACCGCGGGGGTCTCCGCATGA
- a CDS encoding NAD-dependent epimerase/dehydratase family protein, with protein sequence MRVLVTGGAGFIGSHIVAELIARGHDPVVFDLAEDGRDVRDPDAVAEALTGVDAVCHQAAKVGLGKDFGDAPGYVSANDLGTAVLLAEMARARVPRLLLAGSMVVYGEGRYECPTHGTVRPGPRAESDLRAGRFEPRCPACGADLAPGLVTEDAPTDPRNVYATTKLAQEHLASSWARATGGRVISLRYHNVYGPGMPRDTPYAGVAALFRSSLARGEAPRVFEDGGQRRDFVHVRDVASAGAVALEALAEATAPTGPAGFTAYNVGSGDPRTVGDMAGALAAACGGPAPVVTGEYRLGDVRHITADSARLRHALGWRPVVPFAAGMAELATGQAVSSATGP encoded by the coding sequence ATGCGCGTACTTGTGACTGGAGGCGCGGGCTTCATCGGCTCGCACATCGTCGCCGAACTCATCGCCCGCGGCCACGATCCGGTGGTCTTCGACCTGGCGGAGGACGGACGGGACGTACGGGACCCGGATGCCGTGGCGGAGGCGTTGACGGGCGTGGACGCGGTCTGTCACCAGGCCGCCAAGGTGGGGCTCGGGAAGGACTTCGGGGACGCCCCCGGCTACGTGTCGGCCAACGACCTGGGCACCGCGGTGCTGCTGGCCGAGATGGCACGGGCCCGGGTGCCGCGGCTGCTGCTCGCCGGGTCGATGGTCGTCTACGGCGAGGGGCGCTACGAGTGCCCCACCCACGGCACGGTCCGGCCCGGGCCGCGCGCCGAGAGCGACCTGCGCGCGGGGCGGTTCGAGCCGCGCTGCCCGGCCTGCGGTGCCGACCTGGCGCCGGGACTGGTCACGGAGGACGCCCCGACCGACCCCCGGAACGTCTACGCCACGACCAAGCTCGCCCAGGAACACCTCGCGTCCTCCTGGGCCCGGGCCACCGGCGGACGGGTCATCTCACTGCGCTACCACAACGTCTACGGACCGGGGATGCCCCGCGACACCCCGTACGCGGGCGTGGCCGCGCTCTTCCGGTCCTCGCTCGCGCGGGGCGAGGCACCGCGCGTCTTCGAGGACGGCGGACAACGCCGGGACTTCGTCCACGTGCGGGACGTGGCCTCGGCCGGCGCGGTGGCCCTGGAGGCCCTGGCCGAGGCCACCGCGCCCACCGGGCCCGCGGGTTTCACCGCGTACAACGTCGGCAGCGGCGACCCGCGGACCGTCGGCGACATGGCCGGGGCCCTGGCCGCCGCGTGCGGTGGCCCGGCGCCGGTCGTCACCGGCGAGTACCGCCTCGGCGACGTCCGGCACATCACCGCCGACTCGGCGCGCCTGCGCCACGCGCTGGGCTGGCGCCCGGTCGTCCCGTTCGCGGCGGGCATGGCCGAACTGGCCACGGGCCAGGCCGTTTCCTCGGCGACGGGACCGTGA
- a CDS encoding class I SAM-dependent methyltransferase, with protein sequence MPDIRPGTDDGLAPNRALWDRWARIHGSTPTDRFYDVESFVAGRQTLRALERDLAGEVAGRELLHLQCHFGMDTLNWARLGARVTGVDFSPIAIERARLLAARTGLPATFVEADTQRLPATLAGRFDLVVATYGILCWIGDLDAWMGGAASALRPGGSLVLVDLHPAFQAVAALDPLVVDWPYGGGEPHHETLTATYAEPGLSLPPQESVQYPYSIGEIVTAAAGAGLTIKHLGEHVAAEFDPRGILSAGEDGRYRLPFGDSHLPILYSLRAVAPDRA encoded by the coding sequence ATGCCCGATATCAGGCCAGGTACGGACGACGGACTCGCGCCCAATCGCGCCTTGTGGGACCGGTGGGCCCGTATCCACGGCTCGACGCCCACCGACCGGTTCTACGACGTCGAGTCGTTCGTCGCCGGCCGCCAGACCCTGCGCGCGCTCGAACGCGACCTCGCGGGGGAGGTGGCCGGCCGGGAGCTGCTCCACCTCCAGTGCCACTTCGGCATGGACACGCTCAACTGGGCCCGGCTGGGAGCCCGGGTCACCGGCGTCGACTTCTCACCGATCGCGATCGAACGGGCCCGGCTGCTGGCCGCCCGGACGGGCCTGCCCGCCACCTTCGTCGAGGCCGACACCCAGCGCCTGCCCGCGACCCTGGCCGGCCGCTTCGACCTGGTCGTCGCCACCTACGGGATCCTGTGCTGGATCGGCGACCTCGACGCCTGGATGGGCGGCGCGGCGTCGGCGCTGCGGCCCGGCGGCAGCCTGGTCCTCGTCGACCTGCATCCGGCGTTCCAGGCGGTCGCCGCCCTCGATCCGCTCGTCGTCGACTGGCCCTACGGCGGGGGCGAGCCGCACCACGAGACGCTCACCGCGACCTACGCGGAGCCCGGCCTGAGCCTGCCGCCCCAGGAATCCGTGCAGTACCCGTACTCGATCGGCGAGATCGTCACCGCCGCCGCGGGCGCGGGCCTCACGATCAAGCACCTCGGCGAACACGTCGCCGCCGAGTTCGACCCCCGCGGCATCCTGTCCGCGGGCGAGGACGGCCGGTACCGGCTGCCCTTCGGGGACTCCCACCTCCCGATCCTGTACTCACTGCGCGCGGTGGCCCCGGACCGGGCCTGA